The sequence ATTTAAAAATCGCCTCAATCCAAGATCGTATCTAAATGTTAGAGCCATCTGAATATGGTCCTGTCATGAGCCAAAACTGGCCCGCCCCATCAGACATTGTGTCTGATGGGTAGCGTGAGAAAAAATATTTTTTGTGTGAGCGATTCGGACCTGAAGTTGCCTCGAATCAAAAGGTAttcaacacgaaagttgttcgtctcgtggAAACGGTCAAATTTGGTTTTGAGCTCATCTTCATCTGAGGTCGTTTGTGACCCGCGGGACATAAAAACCGAACTGTTGTCCCAGACTTACCTAAATCCGAGTTTTgttaattttggaaagatttggatgTGATTTGGAGtcattttcttgtacgggaagtccatctgCCTCTTATATTGATAAGAGgggacggccgattgaacaacacacaatcgcaaaacctAGCTTTACATCCCTCCCtggttctttctctctcgttcttcgttcgttcttcgtgttgaagggcgGCGATCCTCGAGGCTCCTGGGGTGGgtgaaccgacctagggcagcccatagccgccgcgcgtccagaaGGGGTCCCTCCCGgacgcgtggggtttcgggtcttcaaaaagcacccgccggattgcttgcttACCGCACTTCCGGACGGATCTTCTTCGACGTGAGttgtggtgcatcaccctcggcgttggaatTTCACAATGACGTGTTCGTGTACGAATAGGACCAATCCAAATTCGGTACGTAGCGGGTGTAGGGTACCGGCGCTCGCGGGCACGTCAAACAACTGACCGTTGTCCTATTCGACGCATGACGCATTGGCGAAAttttttttgggacggagggagtagtacaaaaAACCTAACACAAATTTTTCTAAATACGGATATATTAGATTCATCCGAATAGGAAGTGGTACAATGCGTCACGCGTCGAATAGTATCCAGAAAAGCATCTTCAATGAACCGTCATTTTCCATATAAAATGATCGCTCAGTTACCCTTAAAAAACATATTCACTCAGGCCCAGGGCCATGCAGACAATTCACAACCAAATTTACTGTTTCACAGTTGTTTTAAACAAACACTTCTACACAGCAACATTTTCACGACAGCTTTTCCAGAATCTGCAGCTCAAGTAAATACAGCCTTAGATTGAtgtcaaaaaagaaaaggaaaaattagGAGCTCCCTTGTAAACATCGCTCCAGCACACATGGCAGGGCACGATTGCGGCGCATCTCGCCCTTCCCCGGGGCCTGAGCATTTCCGCACCGCCGCCACCCCTTCCCTCCACGGCACCGCCTCGAGCGAGCACCACCGCGCATTCCCCTCCGCCCCTCGGCCTCGGCAGTCAGCTGCTCTCCCGGTCTCCGCGGCCTCTGCCCCAGCCGCCATGCCGCCGGCCCCTGCCTCCCTTGCGCCGCCGAAGTCGAGGAGCACCAACTCCGATTCGCACTCCTGCTCCTCGGCCTCGGCAGTCAGGTGCCCACCGGCCTCCGCCGCACTGCCGCCGCAGGCCCCTGCCTCCGCACCGTTGGGCCGCCAAAGCCGAGGAGCGCCGACTCCAGACTCCTCGCTCAGCTACTCTGTGCACCGCTGCTGCTGCTCGCCTCGCCGACTCGGCAGTTTCTTGGACTGTGAGCGAGACACTAAGTAATTTCTAAACTTGTgcattttttttgcgggaattCTGAATTTGTGCATTGAAGCAAGATTCAGTTGAAATAGAGATGCGCATGTGTTGAATTGAACTCGAATCGATACATTTTCTTACCACTCTACAATTTCATTTCATGCTGTAGAAATAGAAGACGAGGAGGTTTTTTTCATCAAGTGCCCGCAGCATCGGGTACGCCCTATTGCTTCAGCTCAGGGGAGTCAGGGAGTGTATTTGCAAGCATTGATGATAATGATATTTTATATCGTCTTCAGTCCTGTAGATCTCGCAAAGGTTTTCTTTACCTCGTTGTAGTGCTAAGTTTTCAGATTTGTATCAATGGTTATTATTTCACTTGGTGTTTATGTCTTATGAAATTATACTTTTGATGTCTTGCAGGTGTTGGTTCTTCTTCTACCGTTGATCAGGTCATGGGACACACAGATGAAGCAAATTATTGATTTGGTACACTTCTGTATCTCTGTTTTGTTATTTGTAGGATTTATCATGTTTTATCTATTTTGTCAGATGTTAAGCATTGAGTTTAAATTCTAGATCTATTGTGCAATTGGGCCATATTTTGTATGTATGTTTTTGCATGGGGTATTTTTTGTGGTAGTTATGAGGTGGTTTTGGCGTAGTTATAGGCGCTGCTGATTCATGTGCTCACAATGTCTAAAGTCGCCTAAGGTTGACTTAAGGTGCCTTACGGACGACCTTATGGCCACATTGGAGACACCCTTACAGTCAATCTCCTCAATGTGTAAATTAGTCTAAGGTCCACCTTTTGATAGTTATGGCCGACGTACATTGGAGACGCCTTAATGGGATATAAGCTGGTGTAAAATGGAAAACTAGCACATGCTAAATTGCTAAAAGTGTAATAACAGTAAAaaattactccattctttatggtAGCATTTGAATGATTACCTGAACAATCAAATTCCAATTGCTTACCTGTAGCAATTTGCAGGCTAGATTAAGTCAATCTGAATTCCAGTAGAAGAAACGCATCAGGAGTCCGCCATTTCATAATGATCATTTCCAAGAGCGTGAGTTAGCTCACCGGCCGGCAATAAAGTAGGCCATGGCAGTGAAGATATAGGAAATAACCAGTTGAATACTTGAATCGGATCGCAGTTCTTCAATAACAGGATGCAAATGGAATATTTATGTGTTCTTTTGAAGAAATATCACGAGTCAGCTATATAAATATTTACAGCTAGCTAGTAGCTAGCTAGTAACGAGCAGCCAAAAGTTCCTCTGCATTGCTATACAAATATTTAGAAGTAGCAAATAGCCAACCAACGAGCACTCATCAGCTAGTATAGTACTCTTATTGTACAATATTGAGGGTAAAGCCAAAATAATCTATGATCGGAATGAGTAATTATAGTCTCTGGTCAAAAGGTGCAACCGAAGAAACACCAATGTGCTAAGAACATTCAAAACCAGAAGCAGTCATGACATTTTCAGTGTGCAGGTAATCAAGATTACCGGGCCCTTCATCTGCAGAGAACACTTTGATTGCATCCTGCATCATTGGACGGTTTGATGGGTCAGGTTCTATGCACCGAACCGCGATGGCAATCACTTTGAAGATTTCATTTGCAATCTCAGCTTTAGGGAATGGGAGTCGGATGTCCAGCAAATCCTTGGGTATTGTATTTTTCTTGTCCATGGACGAGAGGGATGAAAGAAAATCACCCGGATGATGTCCCATGAACAACTCGAGCACAAGCACTCCAAAACTATAGACGTCGCACTTATCCGTCACCCTTGTTGTGTATGCAAGCTGTGCCAAACCAACAATGAAGAGTTAATTTTAATAACCTTTTTGTATGTATGCACTAAAAAAAGGGGTGTGAAGGGATAATAAGACTTGTTCCCTGCCACACATAAGTAAGAAGGCATGGCTCGAACCCGGGCTGGCTAGCCCACCAACCATGGTACTAATCATTTGCATCCGGGAGAGTTCTCATATATAGATTGTAGAGACCAGAGATAAACATAGTATGGTCGATAAAAAGATATATGATATATTAGTTTTTGACTGTATAATTGGATACATTTACACAAACCAATaagtaatactctacttcctgcaaCAGTTAGGAAGATCTATGCTAATCATTTCATTATTGATGTGAAAATATATATAACGCTATGCAAGACATCCATCGAAGTGACCAAAATAAATGTAACAACATGTTCATTTAACCGACATAGATATATATTATTGTACTTGGTACAAGATATCATTTTGTCCGGGCAAGCCTTGTGCAGTTTGACCCATCCACATCTAATATTTTGGCAATACCAAAATCAGAGATGCATGCTCTAAATTCCAGATCAAGCAAAACGTTGTTACTTGTTATATCTCTATGGACTATCGGCGCAAAGCAATCATGATGCATGTAAGACAAAGCATGGGCCACATCCTCAATAATATTTAACCTCCTTGTCCAGTCCAACTCTATTGCAGTTTCCTTGGTCCTTAAAGATGTTGCTAAGCTTCCTCTTTCCATGTATTCATACAAAAGAAATCTTCCTCGAGTAGCAGAACAGTAGCCAAATAACTTCACAATGTTGCGATGCCGAATATGCATCAAGGCATCTATTTCACGATTAAATAGCTCGTCATCTTCTATTGTATGAATCTTCTTTACTGCAAATATCTCGCATGTTGGTAAGTGAGCTCTATATATTGACCCACTACTTCCAATTCCAATGCAGTGAGCGTCACTAAAATTTTCTGTGGCGTCAACAATTTGCCTGTACATATCTCCTCCATGAAAGTTCCAGATGGAGAACCACTTTGTCTGTTGCAATTCATTTGCGCATTCCACCTTGGATTTCCTCTTACATTGCAAAGTTACTAGTAACATGGTAAACAGAAAAGATACAACAGGTATTATAGCTAGTAAAATAGCTCTGGGCTTCTTTTTCCGTCCACCATTTTGGTTAAGGTCACAAGGGGGCAAACCTTTCACTACACCACACAATAGCTTATTCTGCATGAACCATTCGATTGGAGCTTCTTTAAACAACCTACTCTATGGCACCGACCCTTCCATTTTGTTGAATGACACATCAATGGATAGGAGGCTGAACATGCGCTCAAATGATGGTGGGATGCTATCTTTCAGTGCATTGTGTGAAAGATTCAAAACTTCGAGCATGCTCAAACCACCTAGCTGACTCGGAATGACACTAGCAAATGAATTATCACTTAGATCCAACAATTCTTGTAGGTTTACCAACATTCCTAGTTCGACTGAATGCTGCCATTGAGGCAATTATGGCTCAAATTCAGGAAGTGAAGCTTGAGACAATGTTCAATTGACCCCTGTATCATCCCACTTAGGTTGTTTGATGATAAATCCAAGTACTCAAATTATTTAGCGATCCAATATCTTTAGGTATACTTCCTTGGAGCAGGTTATTACCGAGGCTCAAGTTAAACAACACCGTTAAATTGCCAATCCCAGTGGAATCTGCCCTTCAAGTTTatttgatgaaaaatcaagtaTCCCCAACTGAGATAACTGCCCTATGCTTGGTGGTATGACTCCAGTAATTTTGTTGTTTGATGCACGTACCATCGTAAGTTTGTAACACTCACCCCAGTGATGAGATAATTGGCCAAATAGTTTGTTTGAACTGATATCAACATAGATAAGATTCGGATGAGCCCCATCTCGGTGATATTTCCTTGAAGCTGATTTCCTTCAAGATGAAGTTTAACTAGGCTTTTGCAACTTAGCAAGCTTGTTGGCAAGGGTCCAACCAAGTTGTTGCCATTAGCGGTGAGAAATTGTAGTCGGCCTCCCGCGCAAAGACCCGATGGCAATGCACCAGATAGATTGTTCAAAGAGACCCCAAACATTTCAAGATTCATTAACTCAGCAATTTCTTGAGGAATGTGTCCAGAAAATTTGTTGAAATTAAGATTTAAGAAGCTGAGCTTAGTCAAATTCCCTAAACTGTTTGGGATAGGACCAGTTAGGTTGTTCAAACTGAGCTGAAAGTCCTCTAAATTCACCATATAACCTAGTTCCCAAGGAATTTTTCTGGAAAGTTGGTTCTGGCCAAGGACCAAGATCTTTAGTTTGGTCAAATTACACAAATTTCTTGGAAAGTAACCTATTAGTGTGTTGTAGCTAAGCCGCAAGTCCTCTATGTgcaccaaatattccaaaaccagtGGAATGTGTCCAAAAAGTTGGTTACAGTGAAGGTGCAAGGTAGCAAGTTTGGTCAAATTCCAAAAATTGCTTGGAacggacactagtagaaaaatgacctAATGTGaggcacattagtgccggttcgattttggcccggtactaatggtaccattagtgccggttcgaacggctatgcattaatgccggttcgtttttaacctttagtaccggttcgtgccatgaaccggtactaaaggggtggtggcaggctggcgtcaggaaagggccccgcgatcacctttagtaccggttcgtggcacaaaccggtactaaagggctaacctttagtaccggttcgtgccacgaaccggtactaaaggggtttgacctatagtcccggttggagacacaaaccgacactatagggcaattttcaaactctaccccccttatCGCCATTTCTGTTTTGAAAAATACAATAGAAAatgataaaaaaatcaaaaaataaaattcttcgagatgtagttatattactacatctactagttaggaaaattaaaaaacttaaatttggacatgttttacaaaaagtgtagggaaaatgtaaaacggctataacttttgcatacgatgtcaaaaaatgtataatatatcaaaaaattcagcacgaaaaccCGCATCCGATGGTGACAACGCAAGAATATGTGAAAACGTACGTGAAGTCTATTTGATTCTAGTTTTCAATTGGCAGAGTACCATATGTGTAATAATTTGTCTGTGTTTTTAATTTACAGGAAGATGTGGACGTTGAGAATGAGCAAAATAATTTTGAGGAATCGTGGGCCGATAACTTGAGCCAGGTTTGTTCAAACATTTTGTACCGCGCGTGGTAGTTTGTAATAGATCATAAAAACTGACATAGTTTCATATGTAATTTTGTAGGAGGGTTCAGATGGTCCCGATGGTGGTGACGACGAAGCAGAGATGGACATTGAGGAGGCTCTATACCAGCAGCGCGTGTTGGAGACACATTGGAAGGTCATGGCTATGACTTTTCGATCACAAGGGGATGCATATATATTCTACAACGGGCACGCCAAAGAACATGGATTCAGCATCAGGAGAGAGAAGGTGAAACGAGGGAAGGGTGCTTCAGGAATAATACGGTTCAGGCGGTTTGTCTGCTCAAGGGCAGGGAGAAGGCAGAGGAAATTCATAACCATGGAGGGTCGCACCCGTAGGCTTAGACCCGAGACTCGATGTGAGTGCGGTGCGCAGATGGTGGTGAAATTGGACAGGGCACGAGGAGTTTGGTTCGTTGCGTCAAtcgtggatgatcacaaccacGCGATGGCTCAACCCGACGAGGTTCCTTTTTTGTGGTCACACAGACGGATTGGAGATGGCACGAGGGCAGAGATACTGGCTATGCAAGGGGCTGGAATCAGGAAGCATATAACTGTGGACAACTTCATCAGTAGGTATGGTTCGTACGACAAATGCGGACTTATTAGGCGGGACGTGTACAATCTTTGTTGCAGAGAGAAGATGAAGCTCATAGCAAAGGGTGATGCTGAGACGGCAGTGGGCATTATGAGGAGCAGAAAGGCGAAGGATCCAGACTTCTTCTTCGAGTACAAGCTAGATAAGGAAGGGTGGTTGAAGTGTATGTTCTGGTGCGATGCACAGTCGCGGAGGGACTATCAGGATTACGGAGATGTGGTCGTATTTGACAGCACGTATAAGATGAACAGATATGGTATGCCGTTCATCCCCTTCGTCGGTGTTAATAACCACCGTTGCACAACAGTTTTTGGGTGCGCCATTGTTTCCGACGAGACCGAAGCGACGTATGTGTGGCTGCTCCAGACTTTTATGAGGGCAAACTATCAGCAGAAGCCAAAGTCAATTATCACAGATGGTGACGCTGCAATGCTCCGAGCGATTCGGAGTGTCCTTTCAGATGTGCTCCATCGTATTTGCTCGTGGCATATCGTGAAAAATATGCAGAGGCACCTATATTACAAGTCACTAGATGAGTTTAGATCGCTCCTGTACTATGCCACCTCTGAAGAGAACTTTGAGGAGAGATGGACCGCCTTTGTCAATAAATGGAAGACGGATAAAACTGAAGAGTGGCTGAGGAGGATGTATAGGAAGAGGAGACTGTGGGCAACATCATATCTTTCGGATGGCTTTTTTCTTGGTATGCGTAGTAACCAGAGGAGCGAAAGCCTCAACTCCTCCCTTCACCTTCACCTCGACTATGGTATGACCATAGTTGA comes from Triticum aestivum cultivar Chinese Spring chromosome 5B, IWGSC CS RefSeq v2.1, whole genome shotgun sequence and encodes:
- the LOC123117091 gene encoding immediate early response gene 5-like protein gives rise to the protein MAGHDCGASRPSPGPEHFRTAATPSLHGTASSEHHRAFPSAPRPRQSAALPVSAASAPAAMPPAPASLAPPKSRSTNSDSHSCSSASAVRCPPASAALPPQAPASAPLGRQSRGAPTPDSSLSYSVHRCCCSPRRLGSFLDCERDTKNRRRGGFFHQVPAASGTPYCFSSGESGSVFASIDDNDILYRLQSCRSRKGVGSSSTVDQVMGHTDEANY